The Methanosphaera sp. genome contains a region encoding:
- a CDS encoding ATP-binding cassette domain-containing protein: MIKIEHLTKIYKLNDNSMIKALDDVSFTVEDGEIYGIMGISGSGKTTLMRILRGVEGFDEGTITIDDTQITPENYREHQNMLKEQSAIHLQRSFGLWSKTVLENIIHKMVGLKTGDETTVFINDDVIEEYKDEALDILDTVGLKHKADHFAPVLSGGEKQRLVLARQLIKKPKLLLLDEPATMSSPKLKDEILKTIKKINEKYGTTVIVVSHMPEVHMAISDRVMLIYNGKVEKVDAPKVIVDEFLAQKEDEYPLAKCENTDPIIKVRNLTKDFYLYRGGHVLTIEDVNFDVYESEIVALVGKSGAGKTGILRMIAGFDDADSGSIEIRCDDTFTRMDDYGENRMKIRKNLGFMHQDFSLSPNSTLLEQMSTRLAPKTQQGFENAIKKAEEFNLSRESLDIIYQLTDLSRDEAITKLEKVNLSPEILNILFPPLTLEDTIDYMAPIFEALDLPLPLLNRKFTELSGGQKVRAAIAASLASNPDILILDEPFGDLDPVTLRIVANSLKQINQELGTTIVIVSHTMDFIKEVAMRAILIEDGKVIDVGDATEIVDEFIAKEESEE, encoded by the coding sequence ATGATTAAAATTGAACATCTAACTAAAATATATAAATTAAATGATAATAGTATGATTAAAGCACTTGATGATGTAAGCTTTACTGTTGAAGATGGTGAAATTTATGGTATTATGGGAATTAGTGGATCTGGAAAAACAACTCTAATGCGTATACTAAGAGGTGTTGAAGGATTCGATGAAGGAACAATAACAATAGATGATACACAAATTACACCTGAAAATTATCGTGAACACCAAAATATGCTTAAAGAACAAAGTGCAATTCACCTACAAAGATCATTTGGATTATGGTCAAAAACAGTACTTGAAAATATAATTCATAAAATGGTAGGACTTAAAACTGGTGATGAAACAACTGTATTTATTAATGATGATGTAATTGAAGAATATAAAGATGAAGCACTTGATATTCTTGATACTGTAGGACTTAAACATAAGGCTGATCATTTTGCACCAGTACTTAGTGGTGGAGAAAAACAAAGACTTGTACTTGCACGTCAACTTATTAAGAAACCTAAACTTCTTCTTCTTGATGAACCTGCAACAATGAGCAGTCCTAAACTTAAAGATGAAATTCTTAAAACAATTAAGAAAATCAATGAAAAATATGGTACAACAGTTATTGTAGTATCACACATGCCAGAGGTACATATGGCTATTTCTGATCGTGTAATGCTTATATATAATGGTAAAGTTGAAAAAGTTGATGCACCTAAAGTTATTGTTGATGAATTTCTTGCACAAAAAGAGGATGAATATCCACTTGCAAAATGTGAAAATACAGATCCTATTATAAAGGTTCGCAATCTTACAAAAGACTTCTACTTATATCGTGGTGGTCATGTTCTTACAATTGAGGATGTGAACTTTGATGTATATGAATCTGAAATTGTTGCACTTGTTGGTAAAAGTGGAGCTGGAAAAACTGGTATTCTTCGTATGATTGCAGGATTTGATGATGCAGATAGTGGATCTATTGAAATACGTTGTGATGATACTTTTACTCGTATGGATGATTATGGTGAAAATCGTATGAAAATCCGTAAAAATCTTGGATTTATGCATCAGGACTTTAGTCTTTCACCAAATTCCACACTTCTTGAGCAGATGTCTACAAGACTTGCACCAAAAACACAGCAAGGATTTGAAAATGCAATTAAAAAGGCTGAGGAATTCAACTTATCTCGTGAATCTCTTGATATAATCTATCAGTTAACTGATCTTTCACGTGATGAGGCTATTACAAAACTTGAAAAGGTAAATCTTTCACCTGAAATTCTTAATATATTATTCCCACCTCTTACACTTGAAGATACAATAGATTATATGGCACCTATATTTGAGGCACTTGACTTACCTCTTCCACTCTTAAATCGTAAGTTTACAGAACTTTCTGGTGGACAAAAGGTTCGTGCTGCAATTGCTGCATCACTTGCATCAAATCCTGACATATTAATTCTTGATGAACCATTTGGTGATCTTGACCCTGTAACTCTTCGTATAGTTGCAAATTCACTTAAACAAATAAACCAGGAACTTGGTACTACAATTGTTATTGTAAGCCATACAATGGATTTCATCAAAGAAGTTGCAATGCGTGCAATTCTTATTGAAGATGGTAAAGTTATAGATGTTGGAGATGCAACAGAAATTGTTGATGAATTTATAGCAAAAGAGGAAAGTGAAGAATAA
- a CDS encoding universal stress protein: MFEKILVPIDGSEISKKAVSKAVEMAKELGSTIVVANIMNQKNSFSFDMQDDESRDFVSAMVDYIKGEDVAVESMILFGSPEFDIEKVARKSEADVMLLGCNVKESLDDPIGSFTKASIRHVKLPIILIK; this comes from the coding sequence ATGTTTGAGAAAATTCTTGTTCCTATTGATGGATCTGAAATATCAAAAAAAGCAGTAAGTAAGGCTGTTGAGATGGCAAAAGAGTTAGGCTCTACTATTGTTGTTGCAAATATTATGAATCAGAAAAATAGTTTTTCATTTGATATGCAAGATGATGAATCTAGAGATTTTGTCAGTGCAATGGTTGACTATATTAAAGGTGAGGATGTTGCTGTTGAAAGTATGATCTTATTTGGTAGTCCTGAGTTTGATATTGAAAAAGTTGCACGTAAAAGTGAAGCTGATGTAATGCTTCTTGGATGTAATGTTAAAGAAAGTCTTGATGATCCTATTGGAAGTTTTACTAAAGCTTCAATTAGACATGTTAAACTTCCAATTATTCTTATAAAATAA
- a CDS encoding triphosphoribosyl-dephospho-CoA synthase: MNLTTQDIAKLGEIATLLEVSGYPKPGNVHRTQDFSDMKYEDFLISSASIRDPLYIAAYNGHKSYPYMLNDIGIGECIFDCVRGTNTLTHTNTNLGISMLLIPIAATFGALVDENPINKLQKTLDTIIKNTEVDDAVALVKAISMADAGGLEGKTQDYDVNQASTLDDIRNNHINIYDLLKMSEDYDKISYELINELPVISKYGYPTYAKYESEYEINDVTIEVYLNILASTPDTLIERKYGQKVAKKVSSKANEILKNTTIATKDRLTSLKNFDSYLIDHKYNPGTTADFTAASLFVGLVDKYSITGI; encoded by the coding sequence ATGAATTTAACTACTCAAGATATAGCAAAGCTTGGTGAAATAGCAACATTACTTGAAGTTAGTGGATATCCTAAGCCTGGAAATGTACACAGAACACAGGACTTTAGTGATATGAAATATGAAGATTTTCTAATAAGTAGTGCATCTATACGAGATCCATTGTATATTGCAGCATATAATGGACATAAATCATATCCATATATGTTAAATGATATTGGAATAGGAGAATGTATATTTGACTGTGTCAGGGGAACAAATACTCTAACACATACAAATACAAATCTTGGCATAAGTATGCTTCTAATACCAATAGCTGCAACATTTGGTGCATTAGTTGATGAAAATCCAATTAATAAATTACAAAAAACATTAGATACTATTATTAAAAATACTGAAGTAGACGATGCAGTTGCATTAGTAAAGGCAATATCTATGGCAGATGCAGGTGGACTTGAAGGTAAAACACAAGACTATGATGTAAATCAAGCATCAACACTTGATGATATACGAAACAATCACATTAACATCTATGACTTACTTAAGATGTCAGAGGACTATGATAAAATATCATATGAACTAATCAATGAACTACCTGTAATATCAAAGTATGGATATCCTACCTATGCAAAGTATGAATCTGAATATGAAATAAACGATGTTACAATCGAAGTATATCTGAACATACTAGCAAGTACTCCAGATACATTAATTGAAAGAAAATATGGACAAAAAGTTGCAAAAAAAGTCTCATCAAAAGCAAATGAAATATTAAAAAATACAACAATCGCAACAAAAGATAGACTTACATCACTGAAAAACTTTGACTCCTACCTTATAGATCATAAATATAATCCTGGAACAACTGCTGATTTTACAGCAGCATCATTATTTGTAGGACTAGTTGATAAGTATTCAATAACAGGAATATAG
- a CDS encoding HD domain-containing protein, with product MGFIRDSIHGDLHLTDFELEILDTVEMQRLRRIKQLGFTNLIYPGANHTRFEHSIGTLHLADKLARRLNLDSEIIELLRICGLLHDIGHTPFSHVTERVLKNDHETNTKEIIKNSTITDILNKKIDPELVVNIVDGKTKYGKIITGDLDVDRMDYLKRDSYYTGVAYGIIDTERLLYSLKYHENELVLSSKGVQAAESTLLARYFMYPTVYQHHTTRIVNGMFRVALKCLLDDKAVTEDELKYLDDGDLINIARNHDGIVKKTMENIDTRHLYKKTDSITLSLYEDPEKIVNMKKKYLTQAEEEIAQDLNIDPQEVIIDIPEELSYKKMSIQVETPDGLKALSEVSTIIQSLKKAQYNYADVALFMSEENKQKAINKNIKIDNYLNLPV from the coding sequence ATGGGATTTATAAGAGATAGTATTCATGGTGATCTACACCTAACTGACTTTGAACTTGAAATTCTAGATACTGTTGAAATGCAGAGACTACGACGTATCAAACAGTTAGGATTTACTAATCTAATATATCCTGGAGCTAATCATACAAGATTTGAACATTCAATAGGAACTCTACACTTAGCTGATAAACTTGCAAGAAGACTCAACCTTGATAGTGAAATTATTGAATTGTTAAGAATATGTGGACTACTTCATGATATAGGACACACACCCTTTTCTCATGTAACAGAAAGAGTACTTAAAAATGACCATGAAACTAATACAAAGGAAATAATAAAAAACTCAACAATAACAGATATACTAAATAAGAAAATTGACCCAGAACTTGTCGTAAATATTGTAGATGGAAAAACTAAGTACGGAAAAATAATAACAGGAGATCTTGATGTAGATCGTATGGATTATCTTAAACGTGATTCATACTATACAGGTGTTGCATATGGAATAATTGATACAGAACGATTGCTCTACAGCCTAAAATATCATGAAAATGAGCTTGTACTTTCATCAAAAGGTGTTCAGGCTGCAGAGTCAACTCTTCTTGCACGTTATTTCATGTATCCTACAGTATATCAACATCATACAACACGTATTGTTAATGGAATGTTTAGAGTAGCACTTAAATGTCTACTTGATGATAAGGCAGTAACAGAAGATGAACTTAAATATCTTGATGATGGAGATCTTATAAATATTGCACGAAATCATGATGGTATTGTTAAAAAGACTATGGAAAATATTGATACACGACACCTCTACAAGAAGACTGATTCAATAACACTTAGTCTGTATGAGGATCCTGAGAAAATTGTTAATATGAAAAAGAAATACTTAACACAAGCAGAAGAAGAAATAGCACAAGACCTTAATATAGATCCACAAGAGGTAATTATTGACATACCAGAGGAATTATCATATAAGAAAATGTCAATACAAGTTGAAACACCAGACGGTCTTAAGGCACTTAGTGAGGTTTCAACAATAATACAATCACTAAAAAAGGCTCAGTATAACTATGCTGATGTTGCACTATTTATGTCAGAGGAAAATAAACAAAAAGCTATTAATAAGAACATAAAAATAGATAATTATCTTAACTTACCAGTGTGA
- a CDS encoding nicotinamide-nucleotide adenylyltransferase: protein MKRDLIVGRMQPVHKGHLNVIQETLDEVDELIIGIGSAEKSHTLSNPFTGGERVLMLTKALREYDIDPSKYYIIPLEDIACNSLWVGHVKMLTPPFRKVISGNALVKQLFAEENIPHKQPHLFNREEYSGTEVRRRILNNEDWQSLLPKSVVKVIEEIKGIERIRNIAQKEVSEIAYEKKTNQN, encoded by the coding sequence ATGAAAAGAGACTTAATAGTTGGAAGAATGCAACCAGTACATAAAGGACATCTAAATGTAATTCAAGAAACACTAGATGAAGTTGATGAACTAATTATTGGTATTGGAAGTGCTGAAAAAAGCCACACATTATCAAATCCTTTTACTGGTGGAGAAAGAGTATTGATGCTAACAAAAGCTTTAAGAGAATATGATATAGATCCATCAAAATACTACATCATACCACTTGAAGACATAGCATGTAACTCTCTATGGGTTGGTCATGTGAAAATGTTAACACCACCATTTCGTAAAGTAATATCAGGAAATGCTCTTGTAAAACAATTATTTGCAGAAGAAAACATACCACACAAACAACCACACCTATTTAATAGAGAAGAATACTCAGGAACAGAGGTAAGACGAAGAATACTTAACAATGAAGATTGGCAATCACTTCTACCAAAATCTGTTGTTAAAGTAATTGAAGAAATTAAAGGTATAGAACGTATACGTAACATTGCCCAAAAAGAAGTTAGTGAAATAGCTTATGAAAAAAAGACTAATCAAAACTAG
- a CDS encoding phenylalanine--tRNA ligase subunit alpha has protein sequence MIDKTINKLHLYEKKLLKQLKEDSNLTPEEIAQKTKMPLKAVTSAAGMLSSKNIISMHKNSTDIINLSKEGEDYAKNGLPEYRILKALQQFKKEGKSEVAIDDIIEKAKVTRQQMNFAIGTLMRNQWARMNQGKLAIQPKAEEVDTDNVEENKFLKFLADHKDIADNEIPEEFKKIQKQFSKRKELFNIKSRQDFDFKLKDLGEQILDHGFEIQDEATQLTHEQLKTGSWKNLHYRGYDINASAPKNYPGKIHPLQQTIEEIRDIFIDMGFDEAKGTILESAFWNFDMLFQPQDHAAREMQDTFYVKNPPKAELPSRELVEMTKAEHEHGGNTGSEGWKYQWNEEVAKQIVLRTHTTGLSVRHLSENEPPLKMFSVGRVFRRETINYKHLPEFHQVEGIVAGEDMSFKNLLGILKQFYKKLGFKVRFRPAYFPYTYLSVESEIYVPEKKSWMELGGSGMFRPEVLEPLGVETQVAAFGLGIERLAMMRYGIEDIRMLYQSDIGWLRNLPVTCNIKQF, from the coding sequence ATGATAGATAAAACAATAAATAAATTACATCTTTATGAAAAAAAATTATTAAAACAATTAAAAGAAGATTCAAATCTTACACCAGAAGAAATAGCACAGAAAACAAAAATGCCACTTAAAGCTGTTACAAGTGCAGCAGGTATGCTTTCAAGTAAAAATATAATATCTATGCATAAAAATTCTACAGATATCATAAATCTTTCAAAAGAAGGAGAAGACTATGCAAAAAATGGACTTCCAGAGTACAGAATTCTAAAAGCATTACAACAATTTAAAAAAGAAGGAAAAAGTGAAGTTGCAATAGATGATATCATAGAAAAAGCAAAAGTAACACGTCAACAGATGAACTTTGCAATAGGAACACTTATGCGTAACCAATGGGCACGTATGAATCAGGGAAAACTTGCAATACAACCAAAAGCTGAAGAAGTAGATACAGATAATGTAGAAGAAAACAAATTCCTAAAATTCCTAGCAGATCATAAAGATATTGCAGATAATGAAATACCAGAAGAATTTAAGAAAATACAAAAACAGTTCTCAAAAAGAAAAGAACTTTTCAATATTAAATCAAGACAAGACTTTGACTTCAAATTAAAAGATCTTGGTGAGCAAATTCTTGATCATGGATTTGAAATACAAGATGAAGCAACACAACTTACACATGAACAACTAAAAACAGGTTCATGGAAAAATCTCCACTACCGTGGATATGATATTAATGCATCAGCACCAAAAAACTATCCTGGAAAAATTCATCCACTTCAGCAGACAATTGAGGAAATTCGTGACATCTTCATAGATATGGGATTTGATGAAGCAAAAGGAACAATTCTAGAATCTGCATTCTGGAACTTTGATATGTTATTCCAGCCACAAGATCATGCAGCACGTGAAATGCAAGATACATTCTATGTAAAAAATCCACCAAAAGCTGAACTTCCAAGTCGTGAACTTGTTGAAATGACAAAAGCAGAACATGAACATGGTGGAAATACAGGATCAGAAGGATGGAAATACCAGTGGAATGAAGAAGTTGCAAAACAGATCGTTCTAAGAACACATACAACAGGATTATCTGTAAGACATCTAAGTGAAAATGAACCACCACTTAAAATGTTCTCAGTAGGACGTGTATTTAGACGAGAAACAATCAACTACAAACATCTCCCTGAATTCCACCAGGTAGAAGGTATTGTTGCAGGAGAAGATATGAGCTTTAAAAATCTTCTAGGAATTCTTAAACAATTCTATAAAAAACTAGGATTTAAAGTAAGATTCAGACCTGCATACTTCCCATACACCTACTTATCAGTTGAATCTGAAATATATGTTCCAGAAAAGAAAAGCTGGATGGAACTTGGTGGATCTGGAATGTTCAGACCAGAAGTACTTGAACCACTAGGTGTAGAAACCCAGGTTGCAGCATTTGGTCTTGGAATTGAAAGACTTGCAATGATGAGATATGGAATTGAAGATATACGTATGTTATATCAAAGTGACATTGGATGGCTTAGAAACTTACCTGTTACATGTAACATAAAACAATTCTAG
- a CDS encoding pseudomurein-binding repeat-containing protein, which translates to MKYERKVKKELSKSEYSKFIKEVINYNQDHRELAQYILIDDTKVFKNEYVEAIESVNKFILENGREPEKVTIYEKHNHS; encoded by the coding sequence ATGAAGTATGAAAGAAAAGTAAAAAAAGAACTTAGCAAATCTGAATATTCAAAGTTTATAAAAGAAGTAATAAATTATAATCAGGATCATAGAGAACTTGCACAGTATATTCTTATTGATGATACTAAAGTTTTCAAAAATGAATATGTTGAAGCTATAGAATCTGTAAATAAGTTCATACTAGAAAATGGTCGTGAACCTGAAAAAGTAACAATCTATGAAAAACATAATCATTCATAG
- a CDS encoding adenosylcobinamide amidohydrolase: MLKNNYYFRNIYSDNNIDVNIHHKSIVFDLKCQNNVMISSWHNGGYHENMKHILNQTVECEDYKIIDTMDFCDYQKLVMEDLGLDSSRSAGLITSACMDNYAIETVIYRDVKVVAVVTAGADKNGIKAGDSASFYEYDHSYENVGTINIILFIDANLEAGTLINAIITATEAKSSTLMDLKLESQYSENIATGTGTDGICVISNKSSDNHLENAGKHSKLGEVIAKAVRTATFKALYLQTAMSPDYQANVLSRLSRFNVDFDVLYDAYKYDVDIADYASVLYDFCDDCENIAWVSMIINLADEVENGLLSIGDVGGIIKLLTENYMHINNECKIQQKSDIISYVVEIINEKLNKIILSKK, from the coding sequence ATGTTAAAAAATAATTACTATTTTAGAAATATTTACTCAGATAATAATATTGATGTAAATATTCATCATAAATCTATAGTTTTTGATCTTAAATGTCAAAATAATGTTATGATCTCCTCATGGCATAATGGTGGATATCATGAGAATATGAAACATATTCTAAATCAGACTGTTGAATGTGAAGATTACAAGATAATTGACACTATGGATTTTTGTGATTATCAAAAGTTGGTAATGGAAGATCTGGGTCTTGATAGTAGTCGTTCTGCTGGTCTTATAACATCTGCATGTATGGATAATTATGCAATTGAAACTGTCATATATCGTGATGTTAAGGTTGTAGCAGTAGTTACAGCTGGTGCTGATAAAAATGGTATTAAGGCAGGTGATAGTGCATCATTTTATGAATATGATCATAGCTATGAGAATGTGGGAACTATTAATATTATACTTTTTATTGATGCAAACCTAGAGGCTGGTACATTAATTAATGCTATTATAACGGCAACTGAGGCAAAATCATCTACTCTTATGGATTTAAAGCTTGAAAGTCAGTATTCTGAAAATATTGCAACAGGTACTGGTACTGATGGTATATGTGTTATTTCAAATAAATCATCTGATAATCATCTTGAAAATGCAGGAAAGCATTCAAAACTAGGAGAGGTTATTGCAAAGGCTGTACGTACTGCTACATTTAAGGCTTTATATCTTCAAACTGCAATGTCACCTGATTATCAGGCAAATGTTCTTAGTCGTCTTTCAAGATTTAATGTTGATTTTGATGTGTTATATGATGCATATAAATATGATGTTGATATAGCTGATTATGCATCTGTATTATATGATTTTTGTGATGATTGTGAAAATATTGCATGGGTTAGTATGATTATAAATCTTGCAGATGAAGTAGAAAATGGTCTACTTTCAATAGGTGATGTAGGTGGAATTATTAAATTACTTACTGAAAACTATATGCATATAAATAATGAATGTAAGATACAACAAAAAAGTGACATTATAAGTTATGTGGTTGAAATAATTAATGAAAAACTAAATAAAATAATACTATCAAAAAAATAA
- the guaB gene encoding IMP dehydrogenase gives MDKLTKAEDTYTYDDFLIKPGLSSIEPKDVTLKTQVSTNYELNIPVVSSAMDTVTEAPMAIALAREGGLGVIHRNLTIEDEVKEVKKVKLSNELTVREVITISPDETVSEAKDIMDFEEISGLPVVDDNDVVVGIISRRDVKPLHGRHLNRKVSEFMTQNVVTIAEGTDTADALDVAYENKVERLPVVSDNSELVGIVTMKDILEHKKYPNAARDKKGAYMVAAACGPFDMDRAMALSDAGADIIAIDSAHGHKTDIIESVREMNKNVESDVLLGNIATAKAAEDILKAEINGIKVGIGPGSICTTRIVAGVGVPQLSAVSSVADVAEDYGVPVIADGGLRYSGDIAKALSVGANAVMVGSLLAGTKESPGEMTIRNGRKYKQYRGMGSLGAMTGGVGAGKDRYFQNSTNSSSNMNSTKLVPEGIEGVVPYKGAASQIVYQLMGGLKSSMGYVGAASIQEMHEKAELVHITPNGMSESHPHDVTITNESPNYNPRS, from the coding sequence ATGGATAAATTAACAAAAGCTGAAGATACATACACCTATGATGACTTCCTTATAAAACCAGGATTATCATCAATTGAACCTAAAGATGTTACACTTAAAACACAGGTTTCAACAAACTATGAATTAAACATACCTGTTGTAAGTTCAGCAATGGATACAGTAACAGAAGCACCAATGGCAATAGCACTTGCACGTGAAGGTGGACTTGGTGTTATCCACAGAAATCTTACAATTGAAGATGAAGTAAAAGAAGTTAAAAAAGTAAAACTTTCAAATGAATTAACAGTACGTGAAGTTATAACAATATCACCTGATGAAACAGTAAGTGAAGCAAAAGACATCATGGACTTTGAAGAAATCAGCGGACTTCCAGTAGTTGATGATAACGATGTTGTTGTTGGTATTATAAGTCGTCGTGATGTAAAACCATTACATGGACGTCACCTAAATCGTAAAGTATCAGAATTTATGACACAAAACGTTGTAACAATTGCAGAAGGTACAGATACAGCAGATGCACTTGATGTTGCATATGAAAATAAAGTTGAAAGACTTCCTGTTGTTTCAGATAATAGTGAACTTGTTGGTATTGTAACAATGAAAGATATTCTTGAACATAAAAAATATCCAAATGCAGCAAGAGATAAAAAAGGAGCATACATGGTTGCAGCTGCATGTGGACCGTTTGATATGGATCGTGCAATGGCACTTAGTGATGCTGGTGCAGATATTATTGCAATTGACAGTGCACATGGACATAAAACAGATATTATAGAATCAGTTCGTGAAATGAATAAAAATGTAGAATCAGATGTACTTCTTGGTAACATTGCAACAGCAAAAGCAGCAGAAGATATTCTTAAAGCAGAAATTAACGGTATAAAAGTAGGTATTGGTCCTGGTTCAATATGTACAACAAGAATTGTAGCAGGTGTAGGAGTTCCACAGCTTAGTGCAGTTTCAAGTGTTGCAGATGTAGCAGAAGACTATGGTGTACCTGTAATTGCTGATGGTGGTCTACGTTATTCTGGTGATATTGCAAAAGCATTATCTGTAGGAGCAAATGCTGTTATGGTAGGAAGTCTTCTTGCAGGTACTAAAGAATCACCTGGTGAAATGACAATAAGAAATGGACGTAAATATAAACAATACCGTGGAATGGGATCTCTTGGTGCTATGACTGGTGGTGTTGGTGCTGGTAAAGATCGTTACTTCCAGAACTCAACAAACAGTAGTAGTAACATGAATTCAACAAAACTTGTACCTGAAGGTATTGAAGGAGTTGTACCATATAAAGGAGCTGCAAGTCAAATTGTATATCAACTTATGGGTGGTCTTAAATCATCAATGGGATATGTTGGTGCAGCATCAATTCAGGAAATGCATGAAAAAGCAGAACTTGTACATATTACACCTAATGGTATGTCTGAAAGTCATCCACACGATGTAACAATTACAAATGAAAGTCCAAACTACAATCCAAGAAGTTAA
- a CDS encoding (5-formylfuran-3-yl)methyl phosphate synthase, translating to MELLVSAINIDEAKQAVKGGADILDVKNPKEGSLGANFPWVIREISDFADEDMIVSTTIGDVPYKPGTVSLAALGCAVSGSNYVKVGLYGPENYDEAMEVMEAVVRTVKEYDESITVVACGYADAYKVGSVEYMDIPEVAHDSGCDLAMLDTYIKDGHRLTDHLNSEQLKEFTDISHSYGLKVALAGSVNANDIEMLESINCDIMGVRGCVCTGNDRNNGTIDHKLVEQLKANI from the coding sequence ATGGAATTACTAGTAAGTGCAATAAATATAGATGAAGCAAAACAAGCAGTAAAAGGTGGAGCAGACATACTTGATGTGAAAAATCCTAAGGAAGGATCACTTGGTGCAAACTTCCCATGGGTTATCCGTGAAATTAGTGATTTTGCAGATGAAGATATGATTGTAAGTACAACAATAGGTGATGTACCATATAAACCTGGTACAGTATCACTTGCAGCACTAGGATGTGCAGTTTCAGGTTCAAACTATGTAAAAGTAGGACTTTATGGGCCTGAAAACTATGATGAAGCAATGGAAGTAATGGAAGCTGTTGTAAGAACAGTTAAAGAATATGATGAATCCATTACTGTTGTTGCATGTGGATATGCTGATGCATATAAAGTTGGATCTGTTGAATATATGGATATTCCAGAAGTAGCACATGATAGTGGCTGTGATCTTGCAATGCTTGATACATACATAAAAGATGGTCATAGACTTACAGATCACCTGAATTCTGAGCAATTAAAAGAATTTACTGATATTTCACATAGTTATGGTCTTAAAGTAGCACTTGCAGGATCTGTAAATGCTAATGATATTGAAATGCTAGAATCTATTAATTGTGACATTATGGGTGTTCGTGGCTGTGTATGTACAGGTAATGATCGTAATAATGGAACAATTGATCATAAATTAGTTGAACAATTAAAAGCTAACATTTAA